Part of the Nostoc edaphicum CCNP1411 genome, GGTTCGCATCACTTGTTTGAGTAAAAGACGAGCATTCACCCGTTTGTAAAGTGTAATCTTGCTTTCTAAACTGGCTTCGATTTGAAGATAAGCCTTTTCAAATTCTTCACCCCATAAAAGAGCCAATTCAATGCCTAAACGAGTTTGTACTTCATAAGGATCAACTAACGTCCATTCTTCATCGGCTGCTACTCGCCGCATAAATTCGTCACTGACAACCAGTTGCGGGAACACGTCATAAGCTTTGCGTCGCCCGTCCCCATTCTCGGTTTGCATTTCCAAAAATTCGGGCAAGTCCAAATGCCAAACATCCAGACTGACAGTGACAGCACCGGCTCTGCGTCCACCTTGATTAACTGCGATCGCTGTATCATTCAACAATTTAATCCAGGGAACCACGCCACCAGAGGAATTAGCTTTCCCCATCACCCAACTACCAGTAGCCCGAATGCGAGACAGATTTACGCCCACACCACCACCATTTTTGGAGATCCGAGCTGCATCATGAATCCCATCAAAAATGCTTTCCAAATTGTCGTCCATCGCCGTAATGAAACAACTGGCAAGCGACCCATTAGGAATCCGCAAATTCGCCAGAATGGGAGTTGCCAAAGATATTTGACGATTCGCTAACGCTTCATAAAATTGTTTTGCCCAGGTTAATCGATTCTCTGGTGTTTCCACGGAGGCAATCAATAAAGCACAAGTTAAAAATGCTTCTTGGGGTAGCTCATTCGCCAGAAGATATCGCTTCGTCAGTAATACAGCTCCGGCATAATCATAGTCGGCATCCCAGTCGGGATTGATCCAAGTGTTAGCAATCTCTAATTCTGCATCTGTGTAGATTAAAATGCGGCGATCGTATTGTTCTGATAAAACTTTTGTTTGTACAGTCCGAGCATAATAACCGTACTGATAGCCACGACTAACTGTTATTTCTTTCCACAAACTCCAAATATGTAATCGCCCTGCTACATAGCGCCAATCAGGTTCTTCAGGACTACACAAATCCAAAGCACAGCGAATTAAATTATCTTGAATTTCTCGCGTGGTAATTCCAGGACGCAATCGAGTTGTCAGATGTGCTTCTAAAGCAATAGAATTTGCTGAAAGTCCGCAACAAGCCCAATTAACCACTGTGCGAATTTTATTAATTTCTAACGGTGTTGTCGAACCATCACGACGAACAACATGGATATCCGTTGTGGAGTCCTCAAAAAGTGTGGATGAAGCTTGCATACAAGATGTGTTGATGAATGGTAGAAAAATAATTGCAAAAATGCAAAATAATTGTTAACTAGATTTGGCAAAAAGACATTTTCTATGTCGTCTGATTTACTGACAACCAGTTAAGTAAATCTTCAATAGCTGTAAAATCTAACAAAGCTTCACCAAGTGATTCTAATTGCTCTAAAGAAAGAGTTTGAATGCGCTCCCGAACCTCTTCTGGTAACTCTCCTACCCGTTTTTGTAGTTGCCGTATTACAAGAGTTTGTCCTTGTTCCTGCTTTCCTTCTTCCTTCCCACGCTCGTAGCCAATGCGTTCGCCTGTGGTAATGTAGCTCATAGTCCGCTCCTGCTCAAATTGCTTAAACTCTTGCCAAAATTCTGCTTCCAAGGCTTTTGGTAAAATCATAACCCAATCAATAAATCGGTACAGGTTACGAATGTCCCTTTCCTGTAATCCTAATTCATACAACCGACGAATTAAGCTAAATTTCCAAGTTTTACGTTCTCCTGGCTTTTTACTTGTTTGCTGTGTTTTCAAATGCGCCATGACTACGGTTGCAAATGGATTGTCACTGGCTTCTAATTCTGCCCAATTATTTTGATAATCTAAAAGCTTGACGATGCCAAATTCAAAGTTAAGCCTAGTATCCGGGTAATTATAACTATATTGATTTGGTCGCCATGTCAACAAACAGGGAGTAGGGAGTGGGGAGGATAT contains:
- a CDS encoding DUF4351 domain-containing protein; amino-acid sequence: MTEELQRADNDSPWKEILEAYFPQAMQFFFPQTAALINWERPHEFLDKEFQQIALNEGVGSREEGVEKPLFCSISSLLPTPYSLFCSISSPLPTPCLLTWRPNQYSYNYPDTRLNFEFGIVKLLDYQNNWAELEASDNPFATVVMAHLKTQQTSKKPGERKTWKFSLIRRLYELGLQERDIRNLYRFIDWVMILPKALEAEFWQEFKQFEQERTMSYITTGERIGYERGKEEGKQEQGQTLVIRQLQKRVGELPEEVRERIQTLSLEQLESLGEALLDFTAIEDLLNWLSVNQTT